In the Podospora bellae-mahoneyi strain CBS 112042 chromosome 4, whole genome shotgun sequence genome, one interval contains:
- a CDS encoding hypothetical protein (EggNog:ENOG503P7EQ), with protein sequence MTRPETATDPKTATNGHTKTTPDTETAWDELNEPYADPLYTWPCGHQNTIEEDQKAAAGEAGSGGRGENGNNSKKRNSKDNKGMKSCLPRYQPHLEGFNGYTPTENKVYSHLPIAIPTTHHRDIAATFDINPHRNTSTPPLSSQQCPNPPPLLPPTTPLLLTKRVTAFLRANLSPSITAAILTTPTGSLLSHASSLPASALRRQCAVAASIWAVQSSSSASSQSSPQHTHKTRKHKSTPSLTVQLDSGLVAVCCLFAWVVKLKVKLKVKLKVKLKVKLKVKLKVKLKVKGQGQGQGQDQGQGQGQDQDQGQGQGQNQGQEQQQQQPEEGNGEGMEGKTPVGSPSANSEVGRASVMSGGTTSGQTVTSQTSASSAGVVMMRRQVEELARWLDEKLAGLCIPEEGIGLENLRRAGGEQLEMR encoded by the exons ATGACACGTCCCGAAACAGCTACGGATCCCAAGACAGCTACCAATGGTCATACCAAAACAACCCCCGATACCGAGACGGCATGGGATGAGCTCAATGAGCCGTACGCCGACCCTCTGTATACCTGGCCCTGCGGGCATCAGAACACTATCGA GGAGGATCAAAAGGCTGCCGCTGGTGAGGCTGGTAGTGGTGGTAGGGGAGAGAATGGAAATaacagcaagaagagaaacaGCAAAGATAATAAGGGGATGAAGT CCTGCCTTCCCCGCTACCAACCACACCTTGAGGGATTCAACGGATACACACCAACCGAAAACAAAGTTTATTCCCACTTGCCAATTGCGAttccaaccacccaccatcgCGACATCGCGGCCACCTTCGATATCAACCCCCATCGCaacacctcaaccccccccctctcgaGCCAACAATgtccaaaccctccccccctcctcccccccaccacccccctcctcctaacAAAACGCGTCACCGCCTTTCTCCGCGCCAATTTATCCCCCTCCATAACAGCAGCAATCCTCACAACACCAACCggctctctcctctcccacgcctcctccctccccgcctccgcccTAAGAAGGCAATGCGCCGTCGCAGCCTCGATCTGGGCCGTCcagtcctcttcctccgcctcctcccaatcctccccGCAACACACCCATAAAACCCGAAAACacaaatccaccccctccctcactgTCCAGCTTGACTCTGGCCTGGT TGCGGTATGCTGTTTATTTGCATGGGtggtcaagctcaaggtcaagctcaaggtcaagctcaaggtcaagctcaaggtcaagctcaaggtcaagctcaaggtcaagctcaaggtcaag ggtcagggtcaAGGTCAGGGTCAGGatcagggtcagggtcagggtcaggATCAGGatcagggtcagggtcagggtcaAAATCAGGgtcaggagcagcagcaacaacaaccggaggaggggaatggggaagggatggaggggaaaaCACCAGTCGGGTCACCATCCGCAAATTCAGAAGTGGGAAGGGCGTCCGTCATGAGCGGCGGGACGACATCGGGGCAGACGGTCACGTCCCAAACAAGCGCGAgctcggcgggggtggtgatgatgaggaggcaggtggaggaactagctaggTGGTTGGACGAGAAGCTGGCGGGGTTGTGCATACCGGAGGAGGGGATCGGGTTGGAGAATctgaggagggcgggaggggagcagCTGGAGATGAGGTAG
- a CDS encoding hypothetical protein (EggNog:ENOG503NVVI; COG:Q): MGYPETFTGFCVDSPKTWNQYHLANLKPKPFGDNDVDVEIECCGVCGSDVHTVTGGWGEFEGPLCVGHEVVGKAVNVGKAVKGIKKGDRVGVGAQVWSCLKCDVCKSKNENYCPHMVDTYNAKYEDGSDAHGGWANYIRAHEYFTFKIPDEIPSAEAAPLLCAGITTYSPLVRADIGPGKVVGVIGIGGLGHLALQWAKALGAETYALTHSAHKVDDAKKLGAKDVIVTTEEGWADKNKFKFDMLLNCADATHKFNMADYFGTLKVGGEFHMVGIPNEPLPEMTAMAFVQNGVKLTGSHLGNHQEMDAMLKLAAEKGVRPVVQTVQISEEGCKEAVEKVKEGNVKYRFTLTGFDKAFAGK; encoded by the coding sequence ATGGGCTACCCCGAAACCTTCACCGGCTTCTGTGTCGACTCCCCCAAGACGTGGAACCAATaccacctcgccaacctcaagcccaagcccTTCGGCGACAACGACGTCGACGTCGAGATCGAATGCTGCGGCGTCTGCGGCTCCGACGTCCACACGGTAACCGGCGGCTGGGGTGAATTCGAAGGCCCCCTCTGCGTCGGCCACGAGGTCGTCGGGAAGGCCGTCAACGTCGGCAAGGCCGTAAAGGGCATCAAGAAGGGCGACCGCGTCGGTGTCGGCGCTCAGGTCTGGTCCTGCCTCAAGTGTGACGTCTGCAAGTCCAAAAACGAAAACTACTGCCCTCACATGGTCGACACCTACAACGCCAAGTACGAGGATGGCAGTGACGCTCATGGAGGTTGGGCGAATTACATCCGGGCGCATGAGTATTTCACTTTCAAGATCCCAGATGAGATCCCCTCTGCCGAGGCTGCACCACTGCTCTGCGCCGGTATCACGACTTACTCACCGCTTGTGAGGGCGGATATTGGCCctgggaaggtggtgggtgttATTGGTATCGGTGGCTTGGGACATTTGGCACTGCAGTGGGCAAAGGCTCTTGGTGCTGAGACTTATGCTCTCACTCACTCGGCTCACAAGGTTGATGATGCGAAGAAGCTCGGAGCCAAGGACGTCATTGTCACCACGGAGGAGGGCTGGGCGGATAAGAACAAGTTCAAGTTCGACATGCTGTTGAACTGCGCTGATGCGACGCACAAGTTCAACATGGCGGATTACTTTGGCACGCTcaaggttggtggggagttTCACATGGTGGGCATTCCCAACGAGCCGCTTCCTGAGATGACTGCGATGGCGTTTGTGCAGAACGGTGTGAAGCTTACGGGAAGCCATTTGGGCAACCATCAGGAGATGGATGCCATGCTCAAgctggcggcggagaagggTGTCAGGCCGGTTGTCCAGACGGTTCAGATTTCGGAGGAGGGATGCAAGGAGGCTGTGgaaaaggtcaaggagggTAATGTCAAGTACCGGTTTACTCTGACGGGCTTCGACAAGGCGTTTGCGGGGAAATAG
- a CDS encoding hypothetical protein (COG:P; EggNog:ENOG503NYF3), translating into MDEKPQCGSGEEVGEYDLPLHVAGLFMVLAASIFGAGFPVVAKKVKWVKVPTSVFFACKHFGTGVLIATAFVHLLPVAFGNLTDPCLPDLFTTQYPAMPGVIMMGSMFCLFVLEMYLNAKMGGHSHGGAMGFEASGPALPQPESKPAYQHTHAPDHKRAPSRPPRYTAYSEFEIEDMDYEKRMAQKLYGEKMNTYPRSDNPFDDINELEVRSEMPPWFVVFYEQYVRQRLEMVNMIKSSHAALRKEQQHQYAEAEKRMSMLAPPPSLADSPYIDVETGKPVDPAVFKKMSMNITLLEGGILFHSVFVGMTISITIDGFIILLVAILFHQMFEGLGLGSRIAAVPYKQGSLRPWMLVLAFGCTCPIGQAIGLMVKDSYDPNSAFGLIIVGVFNAISSGLLLYASLVDLLAEDFLSEEADRTLTKKQKRDAFLWVLLGAAGMSVVGAFA; encoded by the exons atGGATGAAAAGCCGCAGTGTGGGagcggtgaggaggtcggaGAGTATGACCTCCCGCTTCACGTCGCGGGTCTTT TCATGGTGCTGGCTGCCTCGATCTTTGGTGCCGGTTTCCCAGTGGTGGCCAAGAAGGTAAAGTGGGTAAAGGTGCCTACCTCGGTGTTCTTCGCTTGCAAGCATTTTGGTACTGGTGTTCTGATCGCCACAGCGTTCGTTCAT CTTCTCCCTGTTGCGTTCGGTAACCTGACAGACCCATGTCTTCCGGATTTGTTCACCACTCAGTATCCCGCCATGCCTGGTGTCATCATGATGGGATCGATGTTCTGTCTTTTTGTTCTGGAGATGTATCTCAATGCCAAGATGGGTGGCCATTCCCACGGAGGTGCGATGGGATTCGAGGCTTCTGGGCCGGCCCTTCCACAGCCAGAGTCCAAGCCGGCCTaccaacacacacacgcacccGACCACAAGAGAGCTCCGTCTCGTCCGCCGAGATACACCGCTTACAGCGAGTTCGAGATTGAGGATATGGACTACGAGAAGAGAATGGCACAGAAGCTGTACGGCGAGAAGATGAACACCTACCCGCGCAGCGACAACCCCTTTGACGACATCAACGAATTGGAGGTTCGCTCCGAGATGCCGCCTTGGTTTGTGGTCTTTTACGAGCAGTATGTCCGCCAGCGGTTGGAGATGGTCAACATGATCAAGTCGAGCCATGCGGCCCTGAGAAaggaacaacaacatcaataCGCCGAAGCTGAGAAACGCATGAGCATGCTTGCGCCTCCCCCGTCCCTTGCCGATTCCCCGTATATCGATGTCGAGACTGGCAAGCCTGTCGATCCGGCCGTGTTCAAGAAGATGTCGATGAATATTACCTTGTTGGAGGGCGGTATCTTGTTTCATTCGGTCTTTGTCGGTATGaccatcagcatcaccatcgacGGCTTTATTATTCTCCTGGTGGCTATCCTATTCCACCAGATGTTTGAGGGTCTCGGTCTTGGTTCCAGAATTGCTGCTGTCCCCTACAAGCAGGGCAGTCTTAGGCCTTGGATGCTGGTGCTTGCTTTTGGTTGCACTTGCCCAATTGGGCAGGCTATTGGCTTGATGGTGAAGGATTCATATGATCCCAACAGTGCATTCGGGTTGATTATTGTTGGTGTTTTCAATGCCAT CTCGTCTGGTCTTCTTTTGTACGCTTCTCTTGTCGATCTGTTGGCTGAGGATTTCTTGTCCGAGGAGGCGGACAGGACCTTgaccaagaagcagaagagggACGCCTTCTTGTGGGTTTTACTGGGAG CTGCCGGCATGTCCGTTGTCGGTGCATTTGCCTAA
- a CDS encoding hypothetical protein (EggNog:ENOG503NZC0), translated as MDDLSRMSDMESDFAIMDATPSTNRRRPGMVGAAATTESREGPSAFRSPLSKSRSLSDGGGAPKLSPSPCIVEASRRQSQDDIAIRDKDTDSAALRLPPSTPIRAGFPTRGLSLQMAPTEPSSPAPQPQAAGYVKQAPLSPKLDHSHIYASPTNILPRRSRGLDFSRAATSLHHSTLANQADPDSSPTIGSRAMNIPNRRSGDHAGVDHAASSHWGTMGHHHQERMQISSSLGSTNHVLSESSSDSDEDDYMDEDMEEAYIMTPQASRTGMGHMAGGPSAPGWMPGSPAVSNFLSFQQRQRQRKQSTKKKMRGPLGLGFHSPAASGAISKSPPNNLINSRDLPHTRRESISWAANQLHISGNESDGQLEGLDSPSRPSIVRRAVTRRGNLLPKTKGFARIRAALAEEGAPIETEFRREAEVVRQVRESDMDLEPRLPPAPSAATTALSSPNLDSQVHPDEMMPDDAMMIEGPVASHNPTNNALGLSPATFKQQVLKNSKGKVFWDTFSESSSNGGAGPRTTTPPPPSFVTRASSSGVSLDDVNMDSPSSNSQSQNPFVLPLTTGTSSSGNGTPHQPPGGSMPSAAEITRRINSKRRRGDDDFNDPISIKRRAVSPGMSAHGSPVLQSPLQRGGEQGWGALSLGPAITTTVGQQGQGQGQGQGGGGSRPGSSVGGGGEGGNNGMAGSNNKRGRVGLQGMVDTNDGITRLSIE; from the exons ATGGACGACCTGTCGAGGATGTCGGACATGGAAAGCGATTTTGCCATCATGGACGCTACTCCCTCGACCAACAGGAGACGGCCAGGGATGGtaggggcagcagcaacaacagaaaGCAGAGAAGGTCCAAGTGCCTTTCGGTCCCCCTTATCCAAGTCCAGGTCCTTATCGGACGGTGGAGGCGCGCCCAAACTCTCACCTTCGCCTTGCATAGTCGAGGCCAGCCGCCGGCAGAGCCAAGACGACATTGCCATACGCGACAAAGACACCGACAGTGCAGCCCTCCGACTGCCGCCGTCAACTCCCATCCGAGCTGGGTTCCCCACGAGAGGCCTTTCTCTCCAGATGGCCCCGACTGAaccatcctcaccggccCCTCAGCCGCAAGCTGCTGGCTACGTCAAGCAGGCCCCGCTCTCGCCCAAATTGGACCATTCACACATCTATGCCTCACCCACCAACATTCTGCCGCGTCGATCTCGCGGCCTTGACTTTTCCCGAGCCGCCACGAGCCTGCATCactccaccctcgccaaccaGGCCGATCCCGACTCTTCGCCCACCATCGGGTCCCGCGCCATGAACATTCCCAACCGGCGCAGTGGCGACCACGCCGGCGTCGACCATGCTGCCTCGTCTCACTGGGGCACCAtgggacaccaccaccaggagCGCATGCAGATCTCGAGCTCCCTCGGCAGCACTAACCATGTGCTGTCCGAAAGCTCGTCCGACTCTGACGAGGACGACTACATGGACGAGGACATGGAGGAGGCCTACATCATGACACCTCAAGCTTCTAGGACGGGCATGGGTCACATGGCCGGGGGGCCATCGGCGCCCGGATGGATGCCCGGGTCGCCAGCGGTCAGCAACTTTCTCAGcttccaacaacgccagcGACAACGCAAACaatcaacaaaaaagaaaatgcgGGGACCTCTGGGACTGGGGTTCCACTCGCCCGCAGCCTCCGGCGCCATCTCCAAGTcgccccccaacaacctgaTCAACTCCCGCGACCTGCCTCACACTAGGAGGGAGAGCATCAGCTGGGCTGCGAATCAGCTGCACATTTCGGGCAACGAGAGCGATGGACAGCTGGAGGGACTTGACAGCCCGTCACGGCCGAGCATCGTACGACGGGCtgtgacgaggagggggaatCTTCTT CCGAAAACAAAAGGTTTCGCCCGTATCCGCGCCGCCCTCGCTGAAGAGGGCGCTCCCATAGAAACCGAGTTCCGCCGCGAAGCCGAGGTGGTACGACAAGTCCGTGAGAGCGACATGGACCTCGAACCTCGACTGCCACCGGCCCCTTCGGCTGCGACGACAGCCTTGTCCAGCCCCAACCTTGACTCCCAAGTCCACCCTGACGAGATGATGCCCGACGACGCCATGATGATCGAGGGACCGGTTGCGTCTCACAACCCGACTAACAACGCCCTCGGTCTCTCCCCGGCAACATTCAAGCAACAAGTGCTGAAAAACTCCAAGGGGAAGGTGTTTTGGGATACCTTTTCGGAAAGCAGCTCCAACGGCGGCGCGGGACCAAGGACAACcaccccaccgccaccatcatTTGTAACGAGGGCTTCGAGCTCAGGGGTGTCGTTGGATGATGTGAATATGGACTCGCCGAGCTCTAACTCGCAGAGTCAGAACCCGTTCGTGCTGCCTCTGACGACGGGGACGAGCAGCTCGGGGAACGGGACGCCGCACCAGCCTCCTGGGGGGAGCATGCCGAGCGCGGCCGAGATTACGAGACGGATTAATAgtaagaggaggaggggggatgatgattttAATGATCCGATCAGTATCAAGCGGAGGGCGGTGAGCCCGGGGATGAGCGCGCACGGGAGCCCGGTCTTGCAGAGTCCGCTGCAGAGGGGCGGGGAGCAAGGGTGGGGGGCGTTGAGTTTGGGGCCTGCGATTACTACTACGGTGGGACaacaggggcaggggcaagggcaagggcaagggggaggagggtcgaGGCCGGGGAGTagcgttggtggtggtggcgagggtgggaaTAATGGGATGGCGGGGAGTAATAataagagggggagggttgggttgcaGGGGATGGTGGATACTAACGATGGGATTACTAGGTTGAGTATTGagtga
- a CDS encoding hypothetical protein (COG:P; EggNog:ENOG503NTWT), translated as MVTGVSPPENAPASTSPEIQSDAQPGADPASTAAEKEVAIPAGPTRQATTTSLADPLDIARHRRENISQKQMKIEHPKGNKRRLKKYYAQQNALIDDFLGADDEEQVAIEKDAKYAPKIKFAIRGSFIINFCLFIIQLYAAISTGSLALFATTADAFMDLVSSFVMLIASWLAARPSVYKYPVGRTRIEAMAIILFCALMTTVAIQLLLIVFAKGSMMVYCLMYRRFPTVFIFYIDHRNDIAINSFGLIMAVVGEKIAWYLDPIGAILVALIILFSWVSNAFEHIWLLVGKSAPKEFISKLIYMGVTHDDRILKVDTCRAYHAGHKYFVEMDIVMDEGLPLKVTHDVGQDLQRKLEGLADVERAFVHVDYDHQHDVNEEHKPLFAPKSNVKRSLKDIILFRKPKMAASGDSSSETTATQ; from the exons ATGGTAACAGGAGTCAGCCCCCCTGAAAATGCACCagcttccacctcccccgagaTCCAGTCGGATGCCCAGCCCGGAGCAGATCCAGCCAGTACAGCAGCTGAGAAAGAAGTCGCCATTCCAGCCGGTCCAACCAGACAAGCCACGACAACCTCGCTCGCGGATCCTCTCGATATTGCTAGGCACCGTCGTGAGAACATCAGTCAGAAGCAGATGAAGATTGAGCATCCTAAAGGCAACAAGCGGAGACTCAAGAAGTACTATGCCCAGCAGAATGCTCTTATTGACGACTTCCTGGGtgccgatgatgaagagcaGGTTGCCATTGAGAAAGATGCGAAATATGCCCCCAAGATCAAGTTTGCCATCAGGGGCTCCTTTATCATCAACTTTTGCCTGTTCATCATTCAGCTGTATGCCGCCATCTCGACCGGATCTTTGGCTCTCTTCGCCACCACGGCCGATGCTTTCATGGATCTTGTTTCGTCGTTCGTGATGTTGATAGCCTCGTGGCTTGCTGCGAGGCCCAGCGTGTACAAGTATCCTGTG GGCCGTACAAGAATAGAAGCCATGGCCATCATTCTGTTTTGTGCATTGATGACTACTGTTGCTATCCAGCTGTTG CTCATAGTCTTTGCCAAGGGTAGCATGATGGTGTACTGCTTGATGTATCGCAGGTTCCCAACCGTGTTCATCTTCTACATCGACCACCGCAACGACATTGCCATCAACAGCTTCGGTTTGATCATGGCGGTCGTTGGCGAAAAGATTGCGTGGTACCTGGACCCCATCGGCGCCATCCTCGTTGCGTTGATCATCCTGTTTTCGTGGGTGTCCAACGCCTTTGAGCACATCTGGCTGCTGGTGGGCAAGTCGGCGCCCAAGGAGTTCATCTCCAAGCTCATCTACATGGGCGTGACACACGACGACAGGATCCTCAAGGTCGACACATGCCGAGCGTACCATGCCGGCCACAAGTACTTTGTCGAGATGGACATTGTCATGGACGAGGGGCTGCCACTAAAGGTGACGCATGACGTGGGCCAGGACCTGCAGCGTAAGCTCGAGGGTCTGGCTGATGTTGAGAGGGCGTTTGTGCACGTCGACTATGACCACCAACACGACGTCAACGAGGAGCACAAGCCCTTGTTTGCGCCTAAGAGCAACGTCAAGCGAAGCCTGAAAGATATCATCCTGTTCAGGAAACCGAAGATGGCCGCTTCCGGAGACTCGTCAAGCGAGACGACCGCCACTCAATGA
- the COX15_2 gene encoding Cytochrome c oxidase assembly protein cox15 (COG:O; EggNog:ENOG503NWB3), producing MSLFQLGLRRAATQLSKSSFACGQCLCQQASPPPPSHILKLVAARAPAIRSYATKTKSPIASLSKNIQNEKTSNKTSEKKSSFPATNAKSVGYWLLGSAASVFGIVVFGGLTRLTESGLSITEWRPLTGSLPPMSAEDWDSEFDKYRASPEYKLINPHMDLDEFKKIYFMEWTHRLWGRFIGLSFVIPTIYFIARRKVTPRMAANLVGISALIGFQGFIGWWMVKSGLKDDLFAPGSHPRVSQYRLATHLAAAFACYSWMLLAGLSVFRTHRALGNPAYYTEHFSALKNPALNILRRSVLGLTALIFTTVLSGALVAGLDAGLIYNEFPKMGTGYMPPKAELLDKFYSRKEDGSDIWWRNMLENPSFVQLDHRILAMTTFTAVLALFAYSRTGRVQAAMPPNVRKGVLGLVHLVSLQVALGITTLIYIVPIHLAATHQAGALALLSGALVLGQRLRIPKNTVALVQRQLKQGAQPLKTQALSQKMQEVAKNAATKA from the exons ATGTCCCTCTTTCAGCTCGGGCTGCGTAGAGCAGCTACCCAGCTATCCAAATCTTCATTCGCTTGCGGTCAATGTCTATGTCAACAggcatcacctcccccgccatcccaCATTCTCAAGCTCGTGGCGGCCAGAGCTCCGGCGATCCGTAGCTatgccaccaagaccaagtcCCCCATAGCCTCCCTCAGCAAGAATATCCAAAACGAAAAGACTTCGAATAAAACCTCTGAAAAGAAATCCTCATTCCCCGCAACCAATGCCAAATCCGTTGGGTACTGGCTTCTTGGTAGCGCCGCTAGTGTCTTTGGTATTGTCGTCTTTGGTGGACTTACACGGTTGACCGAGTCTGG TCTGAGTATCACAGAATGGAGACCCCTCACGGGCTCACTGCCGCCCATGTCCGCCGAGGACTGGGACTCTGAATTCGACAAGTATCGCGCCTCCCCGGAATAcaagctcatcaacccccacatGGACCTTGACGAGTTCAAGAAGATCTACTTTATGGAATGGACACATCGCCTCTGGGGCCGCTTCATCGGCCTCTCCTTCGTGATCCCGACTATCTACTTCATCGCTCGCCGCAAAGTCACCCCACGGATGGCTGCCAACCTGGTCGGAATTTCTGCTCTTATCGGATTTCAAGGCTTTATTGGTTGGTGGATGGTCAAGTCTGGCTTGAAGGATGATCTCTTTGCTCCCGGCTCGCACCCCCGTGTCAGCCAGTACCGCCTCGCCACTCACCTTGCCGCCGCCTTTGCCTGCTACTCCTGGATGCTTCTCGCCGGTCTCAGCGTCTTCCGCACCCACCGTGCTCTCGGCAACCCCGCGTATTATACCGAACACTTTTCCGCTCTGAAGAACCCggccctcaacatcctcagGCGCTCCGTTCTCGGCCTCACTGCTCTTATCTTTACCACGGTCCTTTCGGGCGCTCTTGTCGCTGGCCTCGATGCCGGTCTTATCTACAACGAGTTTCCCAAGATGGGCACGGGCTACATGCCGCCCAAGGCCGAACTTCTCGACAAGTTCTACTCCCGCAAGGAAGACGGCTCCGATATCTGGTGGCGCAACATGCTCGAGAACCCTTCATTTGTTCAGCTCGACCACCGCATTCTCGCCATGACCACTTTTACTGCTGTTCTCGCCCTGTTCGCCTACTCCCGCACCGGCCGTGTCCAGGCCGCCATGCCTCCCAACGTCCGAAAGGGTGTTTTGGGACTCGTTCACTTGGTTTCTCTCCAGGTCGCTCTCGGAATTACCACGCTTATCTACATTGTGCCTATCCATTTGGCAGCCACCCACCAGGCAGGTGCTCTTGCACTCCTTTCGGGTGCCCTCGTTTTGGGTCAACGGCTCAGAATCCCCAAGAATACTGTGGCGCTGGTTCAGAGGCAATTGAAGCAGGGTGCTCAGCCCTTGAAGACACAGGCGTTGAGCCAGAAGATGCAGGAGGTCGCAAAGAATGCTGCCACCAAGGCATAA
- a CDS encoding hypothetical protein (EggNog:ENOG503P7EQ), with protein sequence MPPHKIISAPTRGSLLSLPSPDYTLIKSLGNDRFLLRRNNDGLPLLGHYWTEYYQPSTSPVHTLVQRGAGAGAAAVLNHENLVSLRGEAANWVPLKVNGKPVQAKQVLLLWDWCDGGSLEQFLEQSEKEIDISEVQNGGEFMPESFCWHVLTSVLRALQWLHQGIRETYGVVELDREGYGMGYVEHPGQRGRAGRLRIVNRMTLPIPEKGENGGWKRARRDDDWFPVLHRDIRASKIFLQHPLGTETYGMVKLGDLRYCAVSGTVVSEGGFGLDKVPVVAPERVQELGRYVEKDGGAYINGIGELRKRMVGWWKDAATTDKTERPYTAGNDLFSVGAILYHMMMGTQMVNPEECPVKGCGCIHLFDGPEKDEEAEKLPGCTDGCPRPDTDIRRCFNNTGYTTELKQVVGALLRCNREVTWSASEAMEAAWKGYETWTRTTEDGQAYRDIYEDILFRRQNQEKINGEVPEWTNNMAYQVRRNLNPNVAI encoded by the exons ATGCCCCCCCACAAAATCATCAGCGCCCCCACCCGGGGATCCCTCCtgtccctcccctccccggaCTACACCCTCATCAAATCCCTCGGCAACGaccgcttcctcctccgccgcaacAACGACGGTCTCCCTCTGCTGGGCCACTACTGGACAGAATACTACCAacccagcacctcccccgtccaCACCCTCGTCCAGcgcggcgccggcgccggcgccgccgcaGTGCTCAACCACGAAAACTTGGTTTCCTTGCGCGGCGAGGCCGCGAACTGGGTTCCTCTGAAAGTGAACGGTAAGCCCGTCCAAGCCAAGCAGGTCCTCCTTTTATGGGACTGGTGCGATGGGGGAAGTCTAGAACAGTTCTTGGAACAGAgcgagaaggagattgatATCTCCGAGGTGCAGAACGGGGGGGAGTTCATGCCTGAGAGTTTCTGCTGGCATGTTCTCACCAGTGTTCTCAGGGCGTTGCAGTGGTTGCACCAGGGGATTAGGGAGACGTATGGGGTTGTGGAGCTGGACAGGGAGGGGTATGGGATGGGATATGTGGAACATCcggggcagagggggagggcggggaggctGAGGATTGTCAATCGGATGACGCTTCCGATCccggaaaagggggagaacggggggtggaagagggcgaggagggatgatgatTGGTTTCCTGTTTTGCATAGGGATATCAGGGCTAGTAAGAtttttcttcaacaccctctcGGCACGGAGACGTACGGGATGGTCAAGCTGGGGGATTTAAGGTATTGTGCTGTTAGCGGGACGGTGGTCagtgagggggggtttgggttggatAAGGTTCCTGTTGTGGCGCCGGAGAGGGTGCAGGAGTTGGGGAGGTATGTTGAGAAGGATGGGGGGGCGTACATCAATGGGATTGGGgagctgaggaagaggatggtggggtggtggaaggatGCGGCAACGACTGATaag ACTGAAAGACCATACACCGCCGGCAACGACCTCTTTTCTGTAGGAGCGATCCTCTACcacatgatgatgggcacaCAGATGGTCAACCCTGAAGAGTGTCCTGTCAAAGGTTGCGGGTGCATCCATTTGTTCGATGGTCCtgagaaggatgaggaagctGAGAAGCTTCCGGGCTGTACCGATGGGTGTCCTCGGCCGGATACCGACATCAGACGATGCTTCAACAACACTGGCTACACGACTGAGCTCAAGCAGGTCGTGGGTGCGTTGTTGAGGTGCAACCGGGAGGTGACTTGGTCGGCGAGCGAGGCTATGGAGGCGGCGTGGAAGGGGTATGAAACGTGGACTCGCACGACCGAGGATGGACAGGCGTATCGGGATATTTATGAGGATATTCTGTTCAGGAGGCAGAACCAGGAGAAGATCAATGGCGAGGTGCCTGAGTGGACGAATAATATGGCTTATCAGGTCAGGAGAAACCTCAACCCGAATGTGGCTATCTAG